Proteins encoded by one window of Propionispora hippei DSM 15287:
- a CDS encoding iron-sulfur cluster assembly scaffold protein, producing the protein MKYSTEVEEMTCVAKGVNHGAAPIPQEGKWVKAREVKDIYGLTHGVGWCAPQQGACKLTLNVKEGVIEEALVETIGCSGMTHSAAMASEILPGKTILEALNTDLVCDAINTAMRELFLQIVYGRSQTAFSEGGLPIGAGLEDLGKGLRSQTGTMYGTLAKGPRYMELAEGYVTSLALDADNEIIGYRFVHLGKMMEMIKKGTDANEALKKATGQYGRYDEGVKHIDPRHE; encoded by the coding sequence ATGAAGTATTCAACAGAAGTCGAAGAAATGACCTGTGTAGCCAAAGGCGTCAATCATGGGGCGGCGCCGATCCCGCAAGAGGGTAAATGGGTAAAGGCCCGGGAGGTCAAGGATATTTACGGTCTGACTCATGGTGTAGGCTGGTGTGCGCCGCAGCAGGGTGCCTGTAAGCTGACGCTTAACGTAAAAGAGGGTGTCATTGAGGAAGCGCTGGTCGAAACGATTGGCTGTTCCGGCATGACCCATTCGGCAGCGATGGCTTCGGAAATCCTGCCAGGCAAAACTATTCTGGAGGCGCTTAATACCGACCTTGTTTGCGATGCCATCAATACTGCTATGCGTGAACTTTTCCTGCAAATTGTTTATGGCCGCAGTCAGACTGCATTTTCCGAAGGCGGTTTGCCGATTGGCGCCGGACTGGAGGATCTTGGCAAAGGGCTGCGCAGTCAGACTGGTACCATGTATGGCACGTTGGCCAAAGGCCCGCGTTATATGGAGTTGGCGGAGGGGTATGTTACTTCGCTGGCGCTGGATGCCGACAACGAAATTATTGGCTATCGTTTCGTCCATTTAGGAAAAATGATGGAAATGATCAAGAAAGGCACCGACGCAAACGAAGCGTTGAAAAAAGCAACCGGTCAATATGGACGCTACGACGAAGGGGTCAAACACATCGACCCCCGGCATGAATAA
- a CDS encoding GGGtGRT protein, whose amino-acid sequence MAKFEGYERRIAKIEAFLQEQGIESLEAAKEMCEQKGMDVPGIVKGIQPICFENACWAYTLGAAVALKRGCTKAADAAEAIGEGLQAFCIPGSVADGRKVGLGHGNLAAMLLREETKCFAFLAGHESFAAAEGAIGIAKSANKVRKEPLRVILNGLGKDAAQIISRVNGFTYVQTVFDYYTSKLSIVREKAYSQSERANVRCYGADDVMEGVAIMTLEGVDISITGNSTNPTRFQHPVAGTYKKECTEKGRRYFSVASGGGTGRTLHPDNMAAGPASYGMTDTMGRMHSDAQFAGSSSVPAHVEMMGLIGMGNNPMVGATVAVAVAIEEAGK is encoded by the coding sequence ATGGCAAAATTTGAAGGATATGAACGGCGAATCGCCAAAATAGAAGCTTTTTTACAAGAACAGGGAATTGAGTCGCTGGAAGCGGCAAAAGAAATGTGTGAGCAAAAAGGGATGGATGTGCCCGGCATAGTCAAGGGAATTCAGCCGATTTGCTTTGAAAATGCCTGTTGGGCTTATACTTTGGGCGCTGCGGTCGCGCTGAAACGGGGCTGTACCAAGGCTGCCGATGCGGCAGAGGCAATCGGTGAAGGGCTTCAGGCGTTTTGTATTCCCGGCTCGGTAGCCGACGGCCGCAAGGTAGGATTGGGGCATGGCAATCTGGCCGCTATGCTGCTCAGGGAAGAGACGAAATGCTTTGCTTTTCTGGCCGGTCATGAATCGTTTGCCGCTGCTGAAGGGGCGATCGGTATTGCCAAATCGGCCAATAAAGTACGCAAGGAACCGTTGCGGGTCATTTTAAACGGTCTGGGTAAAGATGCGGCACAGATCATTTCAAGGGTCAACGGCTTCACTTATGTGCAGACTGTTTTTGATTATTACACCAGCAAACTGTCAATTGTCAGGGAGAAAGCCTATTCCCAATCGGAACGGGCTAATGTGCGCTGCTACGGCGCCGACGATGTAATGGAAGGTGTGGCGATCATGACGCTGGAAGGGGTCGATATCTCGATTACCGGCAATTCCACCAATCCCACGCGGTTCCAGCACCCGGTGGCCGGCACGTATAAAAAAGAATGCACCGAGAAAGGACGGCGTTATTTTTCCGTTGCCTCCGGCGGCGGTACGGGACGCACGCTGCACCCGGACAACATGGCGGCCGGTCCGGCTTCTTACGGCATGACCGATACTATGGGACGGATGCACTCCGATGCCCAGTTCGCCGGTTCGTCATCAGTGCCGGCTCATGTGGAAATGATGGGCCTCATAGGCATGGGCAACAATCCAATGGTTGGTGCTACCGTCGCCGTCGCTGTTGCGATTGAGGAAGCGGGTAAATAA
- a CDS encoding MFS transporter: MFEQELDKSKALKFVLLMGIVSLFADMTHEGARSITGPFLNSLGASAANVGIIAGLGEFVGYGVRLFSGKLSDKTGQYWLITIWGYIINLVAVPLLALADNWMAAAILMVLERMGRAIRNPARDVMLSNVAKHIGRGWAFGMHEALDQIGAMTGPLLVAGIMYLRGDYRVSFAWLALPMVLCLLTLTYARITYPKPYVVLEQKGEASSKLSAKFWLYLAATSLVAVGYTDFPLVAYHFGVTSSVPAVGIPIFYSVSMGVAALSALIFGRYFDRKGLSVLAFATVLSAFFAPCVFGVNIYLAFAGMVFWGIGMGAHESIMRAAIAEMVPIDRRGFAYGLFNSIYGFAWFLGSAGMGYLYDLSVGMLIAFSVAVQLVSVPLFIIVGKMR, translated from the coding sequence GTGTTCGAACAAGAGTTGGATAAATCCAAAGCGCTAAAGTTTGTTTTGCTGATGGGAATTGTTAGCTTGTTTGCCGACATGACTCACGAAGGTGCCCGCAGCATTACAGGGCCTTTCCTGAACAGCCTGGGAGCCAGCGCAGCAAATGTTGGCATCATTGCCGGTTTAGGAGAATTTGTCGGGTATGGCGTTCGGCTTTTTTCTGGCAAATTGAGTGATAAGACAGGGCAATACTGGCTGATTACCATATGGGGCTATATCATCAATCTGGTGGCAGTACCACTGCTTGCTTTGGCTGATAACTGGATGGCTGCAGCCATATTAATGGTTTTGGAACGAATGGGGCGGGCCATTCGCAATCCTGCGCGTGATGTCATGCTTTCCAACGTAGCAAAGCATATTGGCCGCGGTTGGGCTTTTGGCATGCACGAAGCACTGGATCAAATTGGTGCGATGACCGGTCCACTGCTCGTTGCAGGCATTATGTACTTACGGGGTGATTACCGGGTGAGCTTTGCCTGGCTGGCGCTTCCGATGGTACTTTGCTTGCTGACGCTGACCTATGCCCGGATTACCTATCCCAAGCCCTATGTAGTCTTGGAACAGAAGGGTGAAGCTTCTTCAAAGCTATCCGCTAAGTTCTGGCTCTATCTCGCCGCCACTTCGCTGGTTGCTGTTGGTTATACTGATTTTCCTTTGGTTGCATATCATTTCGGCGTGACCTCTTCTGTGCCGGCTGTGGGCATTCCTATTTTTTATTCGGTGTCAATGGGGGTAGCCGCCCTGTCGGCCTTAATTTTCGGACGCTATTTCGACCGGAAGGGGTTGAGCGTTCTTGCTTTTGCAACAGTATTGTCGGCTTTCTTTGCTCCTTGCGTATTTGGTGTCAATATTTATTTGGCCTTTGCCGGCATGGTTTTCTGGGGAATTGGCATGGGAGCCCATGAGTCCATCATGCGTGCCGCCATAGCGGAAATGGTACCGATAGATCGACGCGGCTTTGCTTACGGCCTTTTCAATAGCATTTATGGTTTTGCCTGGTTTTTAGGCAGTGCGGGCATGGGGTATTTGTACGACCTGTCGGTGGGGATGCTGATTGCTTTTTCCGTTGCCGTTCAGCTAGTGTCTGTGCCTTTGTTTATTATCGTGGGGAAAATGCGCTAA
- a CDS encoding C39 family peptidase — MKKLHLLSFYLIIGLIFSMTGLAFANSPDVLAKGEDSHVIPYPSSYITSSEGASSYHGIGNVKQSPYFAAPDFYNLQPTNTLTILPHYKTYQQTTEITCGPAAALTVLVHYGNTKWTEKAIANIMNTKPLVGTDTKGMVNFFKGIGWDVTSSLDKADKNGTTFASINDFKNFVIANLKDNTPVLVENIDWGGHWRAIIGYDTMGTDTTADDVLILADSYDTSDHLQDGYNVNSAERFYYMWFDAHMLPKGQQNQQWLVAKPPLI, encoded by the coding sequence GTGAAAAAGTTACACTTATTATCTTTTTATCTGATCATAGGATTAATTTTTAGTATGACAGGTTTAGCTTTTGCCAATAGTCCGGATGTTTTGGCCAAGGGCGAAGACAGTCACGTAATTCCTTATCCTTCCAGCTATATTACCTCTTCGGAAGGTGCCTCTTCCTATCATGGTATAGGCAATGTTAAACAATCGCCTTATTTTGCCGCACCGGATTTTTATAATCTACAACCGACAAATACCTTAACGATTCTGCCTCATTATAAGACCTATCAGCAAACCACCGAAATCACCTGTGGTCCTGCGGCTGCGTTAACCGTTCTTGTGCACTATGGCAATACAAAATGGACGGAAAAGGCAATTGCTAATATTATGAATACCAAACCGCTTGTAGGAACGGATACAAAAGGGATGGTGAACTTTTTTAAAGGTATTGGCTGGGATGTTACGTCCAGCTTAGATAAGGCTGATAAAAATGGCACTACCTTTGCAAGCATAAATGATTTTAAAAATTTTGTCATAGCCAATTTAAAAGATAATACTCCTGTACTGGTGGAGAATATTGACTGGGGCGGACATTGGCGGGCTATTATCGGGTATGATACCATGGGAACAGATACGACGGCTGATGATGTTTTGATTTTAGCGGATTCTTACGATACGTCGGATCATTTACAGGATGGTTACAATGTGAATTCGGCCGAAAGGTTTTATTACATGTGGTTTGATGCTCATATGCTCCCCAAAGGACAGCAAAATCAACAATGGCTGGTAGCAAAACCACCTTTAATTTAA
- a CDS encoding fibronectin type III domain-containing protein, producing MATVGQSLKTPEAGWRRYDNTDNVFSYSGSNWIATQNGDVSAFYKGGWHYSENLTDKIIFSFYGAKLRIIAQPNSTRSNNLVVTIDGERVGTYSINSSTATHQCLDFEKLDLELKIHNVVISNEATNNKYILWDAVDIDATGYMLQVAPTNLTAIPGDSQVTLNWDAVTDVTSYNVKRSTTAGGPHETIATTIAGTSYVDTNVTNGTAYYYVVAAVNGDGEGVISNEASATPQATPVEEGQGLLRVTMIDSSEREYKLPMRDINGFIGWLNSHSNSDTLSYQLTTAFSSKEYLLFDKIISFEVIPLPAE from the coding sequence ATGGCAACAGTAGGGCAATCGTTAAAAACACCGGAGGCAGGATGGAGACGGTATGATAATACAGATAACGTATTTTCATACAGCGGAAGTAATTGGATAGCTACTCAAAACGGTGATGTATCAGCTTTTTACAAAGGAGGTTGGCATTATTCCGAAAATCTAACTGACAAGATTATATTTAGTTTTTATGGGGCAAAATTACGTATTATTGCTCAGCCTAATAGCACAAGATCTAATAATCTAGTTGTTACAATAGATGGAGAAAGAGTAGGAACATACAGTATAAACAGTTCGACAGCAACCCATCAATGTTTAGACTTTGAAAAGCTAGATTTAGAATTAAAAATACACAATGTTGTAATAAGCAATGAAGCTACCAACAATAAATATATTTTGTGGGATGCGGTAGATATAGATGCTACTGGCTATATGTTACAGGTTGCACCTACCAACCTAACCGCAATCCCTGGCGATTCCCAAGTAACCCTCAACTGGGATGCAGTTACCGACGTTACTAGCTACAATGTAAAACGCTCAACGACAGCAGGCGGTCCCCATGAAACGATTGCAACTACTATAGCGGGCACCTCATACGTGGATACCAACGTAACAAATGGCACGGCCTATTATTATGTGGTTGCCGCTGTAAATGGGGATGGTGAAGGTGTAATTTCTAATGAGGCTTCGGCTACCCCGCAGGCGACACCTGTAGAAGAGGGCCAGGGCTTGCTTCGGGTTACGATGATTGATTCCAGTGAACGGGAGTATAAGTTGCCTATGAGAGATATTAACGGGTTTATAGGCTGGCTGAATTCGCATAGTAACAGTGATACTCTTAGCTATCAGCTTACTACAGCATTTAGCAGCAAGGAGTATTTGCTGTTTGACAAGATCATTAGCTTTGAAGTGATTCCATTACCGGCAGAGTAA
- a CDS encoding ABC transporter ATP-binding protein — MIAKWLAGLMEAKLPQPRAGMAAVEMTKVSKTYFTGAGEFEALKGIQLSVKAGEFVAVVGKSGSGKSTLINMITGIDRPTGGEVWISGMPVHTLNENQIAVWRGRTVGVVFQFFQLLPTLTVMENVMLPMDFCGMYSRTERPARALALLELVGVREQAHKLPANLSGGQQQRVAIARSLANDPPLLVADEPTGNLDSRTATSVIDFFQKLAAGGKTILMVTHDNDLARRSGRIVTVYDGQILPDGDKECASRG, encoded by the coding sequence ATGATTGCAAAATGGCTGGCAGGATTAATGGAAGCTAAATTGCCGCAACCCCGGGCCGGGATGGCGGCAGTGGAAATGACCAAAGTGAGCAAGACATATTTTACCGGAGCCGGTGAGTTTGAAGCGTTAAAAGGTATCCAATTGTCGGTAAAGGCGGGTGAGTTTGTCGCCGTGGTGGGAAAATCGGGCAGCGGCAAATCGACCTTAATCAATATGATTACCGGTATTGACCGGCCCACCGGCGGCGAAGTCTGGATCAGCGGCATGCCTGTGCATACACTGAATGAAAATCAGATTGCTGTTTGGCGGGGACGGACGGTAGGTGTGGTCTTTCAATTTTTTCAGCTTTTGCCTACCCTGACGGTGATGGAAAACGTTATGCTGCCCATGGATTTTTGCGGGATGTACAGCCGGACGGAAAGACCGGCAAGGGCCTTAGCATTGCTGGAACTGGTAGGTGTGCGGGAACAGGCGCATAAGCTGCCGGCCAATTTGTCCGGCGGACAGCAGCAACGGGTGGCTATTGCCCGGTCCTTGGCCAATGATCCGCCGCTGCTGGTAGCCGATGAACCGACAGGCAATCTGGACAGCCGCACGGCTACCAGTGTGATTGACTTTTTCCAGAAGCTTGCTGCCGGGGGCAAAACCATTCTTATGGTCACTCACGACAATGACTTGGCCCGTCGCAGCGGCCGGATTGTGACAGTTTATGATGGCCAGATACTGCCGGACGGGGATAAGGAGTGTGCCAGCCGTGGTTAG
- a CDS encoding TetR/AcrR family transcriptional regulator, with protein sequence MTKKAPKEQRREDILEAAVTEFLAKGYEGASMEVIAARAGLTKGGLYYHYKSKDEILLAANGKYFEPVRELIYQAENLSCPVEGLRFFIAAYLQYWAQHPREMTFILLSLSKILACAAMWPLINAYSSDMIAFYERLFTKGLEQGKFRDHSPRSQATALFAALDGATPYLLISRQLTADRVAENLEGALVAPLLVLHQL encoded by the coding sequence ATGACTAAAAAAGCTCCAAAAGAACAACGCAGGGAAGATATTTTGGAAGCGGCGGTCACGGAGTTTCTGGCTAAAGGATACGAAGGGGCTTCCATGGAGGTGATTGCCGCCCGGGCGGGTCTGACCAAGGGCGGTTTATATTACCATTACAAAAGCAAAGACGAGATTTTGCTGGCGGCTAACGGGAAGTATTTTGAGCCGGTCCGGGAACTGATCTATCAAGCGGAGAACCTTTCCTGTCCGGTGGAAGGATTACGCTTTTTCATAGCTGCCTATTTACAATATTGGGCGCAGCATCCCCGGGAAATGACGTTTATTTTATTGTCCCTGTCCAAGATTTTAGCTTGCGCCGCTATGTGGCCGCTTATTAATGCTTATAGCAGTGATATGATTGCCTTTTATGAGCGGTTGTTTACCAAGGGCCTGGAGCAGGGAAAGTTTCGCGACCATTCGCCGCGCAGCCAGGCTACTGCCTTGTTTGCCGCTTTGGATGGAGCCACACCTTACCTGCTGATCAGCCGGCAACTGACGGCTGATCGGGTGGCTGAAAATCTGGAGGGGGCCTTGGTCGCGCCATTGCTAGTGCTTCACCAGCTTTAA